One Spirochaetota bacterium DNA segment encodes these proteins:
- a CDS encoding CoA transferase subunit A, with product GGDCKWGANAAKKVIVSCERIVSRETIGKDPSRTIVPAFKVVAVTEEPFGAHPGYTPGFYDVDFSFGYTYQQASNTEEGFQAFLDEWVFGVKDRVEYTQKYIQKFGYPQFKKLQAKFDYGYPVSYAY from the coding sequence GGCGGGGACTGCAAGTGGGGCGCGAACGCGGCGAAGAAGGTGATCGTCAGCTGCGAGCGCATCGTCAGCCGCGAGACGATCGGCAAGGATCCGTCGCGCACCATCGTTCCGGCCTTCAAGGTGGTGGCCGTCACCGAGGAGCCCTTCGGAGCGCACCCGGGCTACACGCCGGGTTTCTACGATGTCGACTTCTCGTTCGGCTATACCTACCAGCAGGCCTCCAACACCGAGGAAGGCTTCCAGGCATTCCTGGACGAATGGGTATTCGGCGTGAAGGACCGCGTGGAATACACTCAGAAATACATACAGAAATTCGGCTATCCCCAGTTCAAAAAGCTCCAGGCGAAGTTCGACTACGGGTATCCGGTTAGCTACGCATATTGA
- a CDS encoding CoA-transferase: MTTHPDDYIKPELMACCGAREIGDGDIVIVGTGFPTMSANIAKYTHAPGATMLQESGVYDARPTRPALSVGDPCLNPGAAMIGGLVEVMGMFLQGGWIDVGFLSGSQVDKFGNINTTAIGDYDSPQSRLPGSGGANPIGALAKHVLIIALHDTRSLAERVDFITTPGYLDGPGARERWGLPPGTGPKVIITNKAVLRFDESTKEAYLASYHPATSVDEVVKLTPWKLNVSDDVRETEPPRADELKALREVLDPFRMIKIYEKRGYV, translated from the coding sequence ATGACCACACATCCCGACGACTATATCAAACCCGAACTCATGGCGTGCTGCGGCGCGCGTGAGATAGGCGATGGCGATATCGTCATCGTGGGCACCGGATTTCCGACGATGTCGGCGAATATCGCCAAATACACGCATGCCCCAGGGGCGACGATGCTGCAGGAATCCGGCGTCTACGACGCGCGTCCGACGCGCCCGGCCCTTTCGGTGGGAGACCCCTGTCTCAACCCCGGCGCGGCCATGATAGGCGGCCTCGTCGAGGTGATGGGCATGTTTCTTCAGGGGGGATGGATCGACGTGGGCTTTCTCTCGGGAAGCCAGGTGGACAAGTTCGGCAATATCAACACCACCGCGATCGGCGATTACGACAGCCCCCAGAGCCGCCTCCCCGGCTCGGGAGGGGCGAACCCCATCGGCGCGCTGGCGAAGCACGTGCTCATCATAGCACTGCACGACACGCGCAGTCTTGCCGAGCGCGTCGATTTCATCACCACACCGGGATATCTCGACGGGCCCGGCGCGCGCGAGAGGTGGGGGCTTCCGCCAGGGACCGGGCCGAAGGTGATCATCACCAACAAGGCCGTACTGCGCTTCGACGAATCGACGAAGGAGGCGTATCTGGCGAGTTATCATCCCGCCACCTCGGTCGACGAGGTGGTGAAGCTCACGCCGTGGAAGCTCAACGTGAGCGACGACGTTCGCGAGACGGAGCCGCCGAGGGCGGATGAGCTGAAAGCCCTTAGAGAGGTGCTCGATCCGTTCAGGATGATCAAGATATACGAAAAGCGGGGATACGTCTGA
- a CDS encoding MmgE/PrpD family protein, producing the protein MDHTRKLARFCSDVAFDSLPREVIHKAKLCVLDYIANIYGSLELDAVRAVVDYVESLGGPKAATALGCGFKTGLQSAAFINGTTAEAIEAQDGLRFGGNHPVSAVLPVAFVLAESLKLGGEKVIEAVVAGYEAADRPAAAMHPWHTLSGFLPTGTCGTFGAAAAAAKLMGLDEAGMLNAIGNAGYLLPLSMAEQLMGGFTIKIVQGGQAASAGIMAAGLASKGITGCPEVLEGSALKGGFTQITARAEPKCERITDGLGEHYSIMDIYFKPYTACRHTHGAAQAALELVRERGFKAGEVDSIAVHTYGVAELAVGKGVPEGGSFVSAQFSIPYVVAVCILDGDLGPGQLTERRIADGTVLDLAKRVSIRTDDELNKAYPDKTSSRVEIVLKDGRSFVKQTDIPKGDPRDPMEAEDLTAKLRRFAGKRDGSRLDRIVGMVMEIERLRDIKELARII; encoded by the coding sequence ATGGACCATACGAGGAAGCTCGCGCGCTTCTGTTCGGATGTCGCGTTCGATTCGCTGCCGCGCGAGGTGATACACAAGGCCAAGCTCTGCGTGCTCGATTACATCGCGAACATCTATGGCTCGCTCGAGCTGGATGCCGTACGCGCGGTCGTCGACTACGTGGAATCTCTCGGCGGGCCGAAAGCCGCGACCGCGCTCGGCTGCGGTTTTAAAACGGGATTGCAGAGCGCGGCCTTCATCAACGGCACCACGGCCGAGGCCATCGAGGCGCAGGACGGCCTTCGCTTCGGGGGGAACCATCCGGTTTCCGCGGTGCTGCCGGTCGCGTTCGTACTGGCCGAGTCCCTCAAACTCGGCGGTGAGAAGGTAATCGAGGCGGTGGTAGCCGGGTACGAGGCGGCCGACCGGCCCGCCGCGGCCATGCATCCCTGGCACACGCTATCGGGCTTTCTGCCCACCGGCACCTGCGGCACCTTCGGCGCGGCGGCGGCCGCGGCGAAACTCATGGGGCTGGACGAGGCCGGTATGCTGAACGCGATAGGGAACGCCGGGTACCTCCTGCCGCTTTCAATGGCCGAACAGCTCATGGGAGGCTTCACCATCAAGATCGTGCAGGGCGGGCAGGCGGCGAGCGCCGGGATTATGGCGGCGGGCCTGGCATCGAAGGGCATTACGGGCTGTCCCGAGGTGCTGGAGGGCTCGGCACTGAAGGGCGGTTTTACCCAGATCACGGCGCGGGCCGAGCCGAAATGCGAGCGCATCACCGACGGGCTGGGGGAGCATTATTCCATCATGGATATTTACTTCAAGCCATATACCGCGTGCAGGCATACGCACGGCGCGGCACAGGCGGCCCTGGAGCTCGTCAGGGAGCGGGGATTCAAAGCGGGTGAAGTGGATTCGATTGCGGTGCACACCTACGGGGTGGCCGAGCTCGCGGTGGGGAAGGGGGTCCCCGAGGGCGGCAGCTTCGTCTCTGCGCAGTTTTCCATCCCCTATGTCGTCGCCGTCTGCATTCTCGACGGCGACCTGGGTCCGGGTCAGCTCACCGAGCGGAGGATCGCCGACGGTACGGTGCTCGACCTCGCGAAACGGGTCTCGATCCGTACCGACGACGAGCTTAACAAGGCCTACCCGGACAAGACATCGAGCCGCGTCGAAATAGTGCTTAAAGACGGGCGAAGCTTCGTGAAACAGACGGACATCCCCAAGGGAGACCCGCGCGATCCGATGGAGGCGGAAGACCTGACGGCAAAACTGCGCCGGTTCGCGGGCAAGCGCGACGGCTCGCGCCTGGACAGGATAGTCGGGATGGTCATGGAGATTGAGAGGCTCCGGGATATAAAGGAGCTCGCGCGCATCATATAG
- a CDS encoding acyl-CoA dehydrogenase family protein: MDFTLSEEQKMLVETLRTMGERENFRELAKKIDETCEFPFELIARYSEMGLLGMTLSPEYGGGGQSAVDAILAVEELAKFSPMIAAPVFESNVGPVRVIDLFGTDEQKKRILPGVCSGKLSVSVCMTEPEVGSDLTSLGTKAVEDGDSYVLNGRKAFITGGGHASHYMVYTRFGDAKGYKAIGGLLVEKGMPGFTFGKQERYMGLRGMPSCDLFFDDVRVPKANLVVPPGDFGKLMWTFDIERCGNAAMCLGVAGGALNEAKAYAMERNAFGRPICEFQAVQFLVVDMATKLDAARLLVYRAASGAGQGLPSIYEASMAKAYANEMVVEVTDKAMQVFGGYGYSSEFPVERMYRDAKAWGVAGGTLQMLKIGVAGMIFGRRFDQRKGN, from the coding sequence ATGGATTTCACGTTAAGCGAAGAACAAAAGATGCTGGTGGAAACGCTCCGGACGATGGGGGAGCGGGAGAATTTCAGGGAGCTCGCCAAAAAGATCGACGAGACGTGCGAGTTCCCTTTCGAGCTCATCGCGCGCTACAGCGAGATGGGACTTCTGGGCATGACGCTCTCGCCGGAATACGGGGGCGGGGGACAATCGGCGGTGGACGCCATCCTCGCGGTCGAGGAGCTGGCCAAGTTCAGCCCCATGATCGCCGCCCCGGTTTTCGAGTCGAATGTGGGTCCGGTCCGGGTCATTGATCTTTTCGGCACGGACGAGCAGAAGAAGCGGATCCTTCCCGGGGTCTGCAGCGGGAAACTCAGCGTCTCGGTGTGCATGACCGAGCCCGAGGTGGGATCCGACCTCACCTCGCTCGGCACCAAGGCGGTCGAGGACGGTGATTCGTATGTCCTCAATGGAAGAAAGGCCTTTATCACGGGCGGCGGGCACGCAAGCCATTACATGGTCTACACGCGCTTCGGCGACGCGAAGGGTTACAAGGCCATAGGCGGGCTGCTGGTTGAGAAGGGGATGCCGGGCTTCACTTTCGGAAAACAGGAACGCTATATGGGCCTGCGCGGCATGCCCTCGTGCGACCTCTTTTTCGACGACGTGCGCGTGCCTAAAGCGAACCTTGTCGTTCCGCCCGGCGACTTCGGAAAGCTCATGTGGACCTTCGACATCGAGCGCTGCGGGAACGCCGCCATGTGTCTGGGTGTGGCCGGAGGCGCGCTTAACGAGGCGAAGGCATACGCCATGGAGCGCAACGCCTTCGGGCGGCCCATCTGCGAGTTCCAGGCGGTGCAGTTCCTGGTGGTGGACATGGCCACGAAGCTCGACGCGGCGCGCCTCCTGGTGTACCGGGCGGCAAGCGGCGCCGGACAGGGACTGCCCTCCATTTACGAGGCCTCGATGGCGAAAGCGTACGCGAACGAGATGGTGGTGGAAGTGACCGACAAGGCCATGCAGGTCTTCGGCGGGTATGGTTACAGCAGTGAGTTTCCGGTCGAGCGGATGTACCGCGACGCCAAGGCATGGGGCGTGGCCGGCGGGACACTGCAGATGCTGAAAATAGGCGTGGCGGGTATGATCTTCGGTAGAAGGTTCGACCAGCGTAAAGGAAATTGA
- a CDS encoding aldehyde ferredoxin oxidoreductase family protein, with the protein MYANTGKIAKVDLTARKVEDMRLSEEVYRAFIGGSGLAAKLFMDMADMSADALSPEAPLIFMNGPLAGVRLSGASRMSAAARSPLTGGFADSSCGGYFAPALRYAGYDGMIITGKAERPSMLLISGGAVSIADAGELWGGGIAEATAVLRERYGMRSRSLVIGPAGENLVPLACVMHEAHHAFGRCGLGAVMGSKALKAIVIEPHTGAAALADPSRMKELVKELTPRIKDYLMSQVLHDFGSPGNLEGHMYTGDVPIRNWTSSFSEEMAEALTGSTLSDSYLTGTGTCAYCAVACKRIVKVEDGPFAIPVGPGPEYETVVSFGSLVGSADLAAVCKAGRVCNDLGMDTISAGATIAWAMEAFEKGHLSAQETDGVALEWGDMHTVIDILLPAMAARSGKLGELLSMGSRAAAEKTGRGSIAYTVQCKGLEAPMHDPRGGGHGHALAYAVSPRGACHVSTAMHFMETGACNYPEIGFEFNLEALTDRGKPETMKLAAAVGAIENSACLCQYADRSLSFTEIVELLNAATGFGYTAETLMEAGYRIFHLKRLVNYRLGLRACDDSLTERMREPARDGEPAGIPIEFDSMLERFYALMDMDPEKGIARAERLESLGLGDEARLSWGK; encoded by the coding sequence ATGTACGCCAATACAGGAAAAATAGCGAAGGTTGATCTTACCGCCCGGAAGGTGGAGGACATGCGCCTTTCCGAAGAGGTATACCGGGCGTTTATTGGAGGCAGCGGTCTCGCCGCGAAGCTCTTCATGGACATGGCTGACATGTCGGCCGACGCGCTTTCCCCGGAGGCCCCGCTCATCTTCATGAACGGGCCGCTTGCCGGCGTCAGGCTTTCGGGGGCGAGCAGGATGAGCGCCGCCGCCCGCTCGCCGCTCACCGGCGGTTTCGCGGACTCATCGTGTGGAGGATACTTCGCGCCGGCCCTGCGCTACGCCGGTTATGACGGTATGATTATTACGGGAAAGGCCGAACGCCCGTCGATGCTCCTCATTTCGGGCGGCGCGGTCTCGATCGCCGATGCCGGCGAGCTGTGGGGCGGAGGAATTGCCGAAGCGACCGCCGTACTGAGGGAGCGATACGGCATGCGCAGCCGCTCGCTCGTCATCGGGCCGGCGGGCGAGAACCTGGTGCCCTTGGCCTGCGTCATGCACGAGGCGCACCACGCGTTTGGGCGCTGCGGCCTTGGCGCGGTGATGGGATCGAAGGCCTTGAAGGCGATCGTGATCGAGCCGCATACCGGCGCCGCTGCGCTCGCCGATCCCTCCCGCATGAAGGAGCTCGTAAAGGAACTTACCCCGCGGATCAAAGACTACCTCATGTCGCAGGTGCTGCACGATTTCGGCTCGCCCGGAAACCTGGAGGGCCACATGTACACCGGCGACGTTCCGATAAGGAACTGGACCTCCAGTTTTTCAGAGGAGATGGCCGAGGCCCTGACCGGGAGCACTCTCTCGGATAGCTACCTGACCGGAACGGGCACCTGCGCGTATTGCGCAGTGGCCTGCAAGCGGATCGTAAAGGTGGAAGACGGGCCATTCGCGATACCCGTGGGGCCGGGCCCGGAATACGAGACGGTCGTATCGTTCGGGAGCCTCGTCGGCTCGGCCGACCTGGCCGCGGTCTGTAAGGCGGGGAGGGTGTGCAACGACCTCGGAATGGACACCATCTCTGCGGGCGCGACGATCGCCTGGGCCATGGAGGCCTTCGAAAAGGGCCACCTGTCAGCTCAGGAGACCGATGGTGTCGCGCTCGAGTGGGGCGATATGCATACGGTGATCGATATCTTACTTCCGGCGATGGCCGCGCGGTCGGGAAAGCTCGGCGAACTGCTTTCGATGGGAAGCCGCGCGGCGGCGGAGAAGACCGGGCGCGGTTCGATCGCCTATACCGTGCAGTGCAAGGGGCTCGAGGCGCCGATGCACGACCCGCGCGGCGGCGGGCACGGCCATGCGCTCGCCTACGCGGTGAGCCCGCGCGGCGCCTGCCACGTGTCCACGGCCATGCACTTCATGGAGACCGGGGCCTGCAATTATCCCGAAATCGGTTTCGAGTTCAATCTCGAAGCTCTTACAGACAGGGGGAAGCCCGAAACGATGAAGCTTGCCGCGGCGGTCGGCGCGATCGAAAACAGCGCCTGCCTCTGCCAGTATGCCGACCGCTCGTTAAGCTTTACGGAGATCGTGGAGCTCTTGAACGCCGCGACCGGTTTCGGTTACACCGCCGAAACGCTCATGGAGGCGGGGTACCGGATATTCCACCTCAAGCGTCTCGTCAATTATCGCCTGGGTCTTCGCGCCTGTGACGACTCACTCACCGAAAGGATGCGCGAGCCAGCGCGCGACGGCGAGCCCGCGGGTATACCGATCGAATTCGATTCGATGCTGGAGCGCTTCTACGCGTTGATGGACATGGACCCCGAAAAAGGTATCGCCCGCGCCGAAAGGCTCGAGAGCCTCGGCCTCGGCGATGAGGCCCGCCTGTCGTGGGGGAAGTGA
- a CDS encoding MoaD/ThiS family protein, translating to MTITVHLSGVGPLRDVVGERPIELPAGATIAVLASLLDIRKDYNEVYIVNGRRRARDAPLEQGDIVKVVSLMAGG from the coding sequence GTGACGATAACGGTCCACCTGAGCGGCGTCGGGCCGCTCAGGGACGTCGTCGGCGAGCGCCCGATCGAGTTGCCCGCCGGCGCGACCATCGCGGTACTCGCGTCCCTTCTCGACATCCGCAAAGACTACAACGAGGTGTATATAGTCAACGGCCGGCGGCGCGCACGCGACGCGCCACTCGAGCAGGGCGATATTGTGAAGGTCGTCTCGCTCATGGCGGGAGGATAG
- a CDS encoding Xaa-Pro peptidase family protein, whose amino-acid sequence MNIPIDYGKRLVKVREQMSALGIDAFVGTRTVSLSYVAGAFVPWRSAVIVTRDFAGLITMLLDLERLKDESWLSNISPYAPIPGMDLWDLVVHHIKQNGMEKARIGVELGHSPRGNTGYLFATEFELLKKSLPDATFVNATSVMDRATYIKEPSEILLLRQAAGMADAAVQCVKESLCVGITETEIAGIGEMELRRLGSEYHWAVTGSSEVASGYRACYNMNGTTQPTPKIVQKGENIIADFHPLCRLYCSDLAHNFILGKPSAEQEKLADAYVQTAQTIVSNFKAGNRVGDVHAAVMDKLGALGYAQYAIPSFGHGLGVMGHEWYPAIIANEEFRDVVLEENVVEVAFLAMSVPGVCGMRLECPVLVTKDGGEMLCKTPLELSVIDI is encoded by the coding sequence ATGAATATACCTATCGATTATGGAAAGCGACTGGTAAAGGTCCGCGAACAGATGAGCGCGCTCGGCATCGACGCCTTCGTCGGCACGCGGACGGTGAGTCTTTCGTACGTGGCCGGCGCCTTCGTGCCCTGGCGCAGCGCCGTCATCGTTACCCGCGATTTCGCCGGGCTCATCACCATGCTCCTCGACCTGGAACGGCTGAAGGACGAATCGTGGCTCTCGAACATTTCCCCGTACGCGCCGATCCCGGGCATGGACCTGTGGGACCTCGTGGTGCATCACATCAAACAAAACGGCATGGAGAAGGCCAGGATCGGCGTAGAGCTGGGGCACTCGCCCCGCGGCAATACCGGCTACCTTTTTGCCACCGAATTCGAACTTCTGAAAAAATCACTCCCGGATGCGACCTTCGTAAACGCCACCTCGGTAATGGACAGGGCAACGTATATAAAAGAACCGTCGGAAATACTGCTCCTCAGGCAGGCCGCCGGAATGGCCGACGCTGCGGTCCAGTGCGTGAAGGAGTCGCTCTGCGTCGGCATCACCGAAACCGAGATAGCAGGCATCGGCGAGATGGAGCTGCGCAGGCTGGGAAGCGAGTACCACTGGGCGGTGACGGGGTCGTCCGAGGTGGCCTCGGGCTACCGGGCATGTTACAACATGAACGGCACGACCCAGCCCACGCCGAAGATCGTTCAGAAGGGCGAAAACATCATAGCCGACTTCCATCCCCTCTGCCGCCTCTACTGCTCGGACCTCGCGCACAATTTCATACTCGGCAAGCCCTCGGCCGAGCAGGAGAAGCTCGCCGACGCGTACGTTCAGACCGCGCAGACCATCGTGAGCAATTTCAAGGCGGGCAACAGGGTCGGCGACGTGCACGCGGCGGTCATGGACAAGCTCGGCGCGCTCGGATACGCGCAGTACGCCATTCCGTCGTTCGGCCACGGCCTCGGCGTGATGGGCCACGAGTGGTACCCGGCGATAATCGCGAACGAGGAGTTCCGCGACGTGGTCCTCGAGGAAAACGTCGTCGAGGTGGCCTTCCTGGCCATGAGCGTGCCGGGAGTATGCGGGATGCGGCTGGAATGTCCGGTGCTCGTCACGAAGGACGGTGGCGAGATGCTCTGCAAGACGCCGCTCGAGCTTTCGGTGATAGACATATAG
- a CDS encoding sulfatase, whose amino-acid sequence MSEKLSRRELIKKSARIGAAVGGAALLGGGVYSLLSENSIDELYGTYPEGASKYPLAIADPSAPRPNVILIYCDDLGYGDAGCYGGTAIRTPNIDTLARRGFRATDYYVCNAVCAPSRAGLLTGRYPFRSGIIGNTYPKGEPRARVLARKFGGALKSLGVMDIREDYVARGISDNEITLAEGLKKAGYRTGMIGKWHLGDYSTQPEFNPRRHGFDEYFGVPHSNDMIPCPLFRNEQMLEADIGTSEEIQKRLTGLYTKEALKFIDESGKVPFFLYFAHTYPHQPIHASERFEKKSKAGLFGDSVEEIDWSVGEIVGLLRKKGLERNTLIIFTSDNGPWYEGSAGPFRGRKGQSYEGGFRVPFVAAWPGRIPAGRVSSVPIMNLDLYPTIFGLAGVALPGDRVIDGKNIDGVLSGRSNASPHDAIYFYHYDLLEGVRAGKWKYIDKMNRYVWPIAMDTAPVPDALGKKQMGVRWPLLYDLQNDPGENYNVINTYPDTAEKLKGLMADWKNRTEKNPRGFGKV is encoded by the coding sequence ATGTCCGAAAAGCTTTCCCGTCGCGAACTCATTAAGAAGTCAGCTCGGATCGGAGCCGCCGTCGGCGGGGCGGCGCTCCTCGGAGGGGGCGTGTATTCGCTTCTCAGCGAAAATTCGATCGATGAGCTGTACGGGACCTATCCGGAAGGCGCATCGAAGTATCCGCTTGCGATCGCGGACCCGTCGGCCCCAAGGCCCAATGTCATTTTAATATATTGCGACGACCTCGGTTACGGGGATGCGGGCTGTTACGGCGGGACCGCAATACGCACACCGAATATCGACACGCTGGCCCGCCGGGGCTTCCGAGCCACCGACTACTATGTCTGCAACGCCGTCTGCGCGCCCTCGCGCGCGGGACTTCTCACCGGGCGCTATCCCTTTCGCTCGGGCATCATCGGAAACACCTATCCCAAGGGAGAGCCCCGCGCCAGGGTACTGGCGCGAAAATTCGGCGGCGCACTCAAAAGCCTGGGGGTGATGGACATCCGCGAGGATTACGTTGCGCGCGGCATATCCGACAACGAGATCACCCTTGCAGAGGGCCTGAAAAAGGCGGGATACCGCACGGGAATGATCGGCAAGTGGCACCTTGGCGATTACAGCACACAGCCGGAATTCAATCCGCGCAGACACGGCTTCGACGAGTACTTCGGCGTGCCCCACTCGAACGACATGATTCCCTGTCCGCTCTTTCGAAACGAACAGATGCTCGAGGCCGACATCGGCACCAGTGAGGAGATCCAGAAGAGGCTGACGGGCCTTTATACGAAAGAAGCGCTCAAGTTCATCGACGAGAGCGGCAAGGTCCCGTTTTTCCTGTATTTCGCCCACACCTACCCGCACCAGCCCATTCACGCCTCGGAGCGCTTTGAAAAGAAGTCGAAGGCGGGGCTCTTCGGAGACTCCGTGGAGGAGATCGACTGGAGCGTCGGCGAGATTGTCGGACTGTTGAGAAAGAAGGGACTCGAGCGGAATACCCTGATCATCTTCACGAGCGATAACGGTCCATGGTATGAGGGCAGTGCCGGTCCGTTCCGCGGGCGCAAGGGACAGAGCTACGAGGGCGGTTTCCGCGTGCCCTTCGTTGCGGCCTGGCCAGGACGCATACCGGCCGGGCGGGTGAGCTCGGTTCCGATCATGAACCTTGACCTCTATCCGACGATTTTCGGTCTGGCGGGGGTCGCTCTTCCCGGCGATCGCGTCATCGACGGCAAAAACATCGACGGCGTGCTCTCGGGCCGGTCGAACGCCTCGCCGCACGACGCCATTTATTTCTACCATTACGACCTCCTGGAGGGCGTGCGCGCCGGCAAGTGGAAATATATTGACAAGATGAACCGCTACGTGTGGCCCATCGCCATGGATACGGCGCCCGTGCCCGACGCGCTCGGCAAAAAACAGATGGGCGTCCGCTGGCCGCTGCTTTACGATTTACAGAACGACCCGGGAGAGAACTACAACGTCATTAACACCTATCCAGACACGGCCGAAAAACTTAAGGGCCTGATGGCGGACTGGAAGAATAGGACCGAAAAGAACCCGCGGGGGTTTGGGAAGGTGTGA
- a CDS encoding methyl-accepting chemotaxis protein: MGRGRHVLGVPDITGFNEYLNELTYSSLKVLTLFGSFLYASFFLLDYVVAPPGLLPYFAAYRFTACGVVAAQYIILLRSKPTGRTFLHGYLASFVATVPIVLMNVHLGGFDSGYYAGLNVVIIGINILVLWHYRHSAVNGSITVILYVGANLLFGGDYSIRTLVANLFFMLSTLFFAVIISYLRFNQMKSEFRLREDLAGAQVAEINELARVAQRVASGDLTVEIEKKSSDTAGILETSFETMIRDLHAALANVKEMSILVAGFAQDIKARTDVMASGLREQLEQTKRSGDAVGTMTETIMGNAATVLRTDETAGKAIVSASRGGEFVEKAVEGMSTVARVVRESADKVRLLGRSGQKINEIVLVINEIADRTNLLALNAAIEAARAGEQGKGFAIVADEIGKLSDSTARATKEITGILQTVLGEIGGAVSAMELANREVDSSIHYAGEMHASVKDIIELSGGLRGMISRIASSSKAESDAAEEINRNIAAINDIALTTERYLDGVSESVAGLSEQAAKLEDTVKKFKIA, encoded by the coding sequence TTGGGTCGGGGAAGGCATGTTCTGGGTGTACCGGATATCACGGGATTCAACGAGTACCTTAATGAATTAACCTATTCATCCCTGAAGGTGCTGACGCTTTTCGGCTCCTTTCTCTATGCCTCTTTTTTTCTCCTCGATTACGTGGTGGCGCCCCCAGGGCTTCTTCCATACTTCGCCGCGTATCGTTTCACCGCCTGCGGTGTTGTGGCCGCACAGTACATCATCCTTCTCAGATCAAAGCCGACGGGAAGAACCTTTCTCCACGGATACCTGGCCTCGTTCGTCGCAACGGTGCCCATTGTCCTGATGAACGTCCATCTGGGGGGGTTCGATTCCGGTTATTACGCGGGCCTCAATGTCGTGATTATCGGGATAAACATCCTGGTCTTGTGGCACTATCGTCATTCCGCGGTGAACGGGTCGATTACGGTCATCCTTTACGTCGGGGCAAACCTGCTCTTCGGCGGCGATTACTCTATTCGAACGCTTGTCGCCAATCTTTTCTTCATGCTGTCGACCCTTTTTTTCGCCGTGATCATCAGTTATCTTCGCTTTAACCAGATGAAAAGCGAGTTCAGGCTACGAGAGGATCTCGCGGGCGCCCAGGTCGCCGAGATTAACGAACTCGCCCGCGTGGCCCAGCGGGTCGCATCAGGCGACCTGACCGTGGAGATCGAAAAAAAATCATCGGATACGGCGGGGATTCTTGAAACCTCATTTGAAACGATGATACGCGACCTGCACGCAGCCCTCGCGAACGTGAAGGAAATGTCCATTCTTGTCGCGGGTTTCGCCCAGGACATCAAGGCGCGGACGGACGTAATGGCGTCGGGCTTGCGCGAGCAGCTCGAGCAGACCAAACGATCCGGGGACGCTGTCGGCACCATGACCGAGACGATTATGGGAAATGCCGCGACCGTGCTTCGCACCGACGAAACGGCCGGCAAGGCCATCGTCTCAGCGTCCCGCGGCGGAGAGTTCGTTGAAAAGGCCGTGGAGGGGATGAGCACGGTGGCCAGGGTCGTCAGGGAGTCGGCGGACAAAGTGCGCCTTCTGGGACGGTCCGGACAGAAAATCAACGAGATAGTCCTTGTGATCAACGAGATCGCCGATCGTACGAACCTCCTGGCCCTGAACGCCGCCATTGAGGCGGCGCGTGCCGGGGAGCAGGGGAAAGGGTTCGCCATCGTGGCCGATGAAATCGGAAAACTTTCCGACAGCACCGCCCGGGCCACCAAGGAAATTACCGGGATACTGCAGACCGTCCTCGGCGAGATCGGAGGGGCCGTTTCCGCGATGGAGCTTGCCAATCGTGAGGTGGACTCGTCGATCCATTACGCCGGTGAAATGCACGCGTCCGTGAAAGACATCATCGAGTTGTCGGGCGGCCTGCGCGGAATGATATCCCGGATCGCATCATCGAGCAAGGCTGAAAGCGACGCCGCGGAGGAGATCAACCGCAACATCGCCGCCATAAACGATATCGCGCTCACTACGGAGCGCTACCTGGACGGCGTATCGGAATCAGTTGCCGGCTTGAGTGAGCAGGCCGCGAAGCTCGAGGACACGGTAAAAAAATTCAAGATCGCATGA